AGCAGGCAAGGACGGAAATCCCGCTGATCCAGGCGAAGATGATGAGCGTGGCGTTGGGCGGGATGAGCAGGCCGAGCAGCGAGGCGTTGGCCATCAGCGCGCAGGCGTGTCCCATCGGATAGCCTCCCTGCTTGAAACGCGGGAACATGATCGCGCCGATGCAGGAAAGGGTGGCGCAGGCGGCGCCGCAGATGGAGCCGAAAACCGCGCAGGAGACGGTGCCGACGATCCCCAGGCCGCCCTTGATATGGCCGACGAAGACATCGACCATGTCAATGAGCTTCTCCGCGATGCGCCCGCGTTCCATAATGCCGCCCGCGAGGATGAACATCGCGATCGCGATGAGCGAGACGGAGTTCATCTGCGTGAAGCCGTAAGGCAGCAGCTGAGTCGCCTGGTAGCCTTCCATATTGGGTCCGCCGAAGAAGATGAGCCAGGCGCAGGAGGCCATGAAGCTTACGGGAACGGGGACGCCAATGACGAGCGCTGAAATGAGTATTATAAGTGCTACATAAATCATTACTTTTTACCTCCGGAGAAAAGTACCTTTCCTGCTCTGATCATATCCCACATAAAGTAGTAGGACATGGAGGCAAGGCCAATGAAGATCGACAGATAGGCCGTCCAGAGGGGGATGCGCCAGGCGACGGTGCGCGGAAGCGCGACGCCGGTGCCCAAGGGGCCGAGGAATCCGAAGATAAGGTAGTCCCAGCCATACTTTGTGAAAAGAAGGGTGACGCCGAGCGTTATCACCGTCTTCGCAAAGATGAGGGCTCTCTTGACAAATCCATCTTTCACATAGGACTGAACAAGGTCGGCGGAGACATGGGTGCCGGCGAAGGCTCCATATCCGGCGCCCATAAAGTAAAGCCAGAACGCGAATATTTTGATCCACTCTTCATAACCGTAGAGGTCCATCTCAAAGATGTAGCGCATTATCGTGGCGGCGCTGATGATTACCGTGAGAAGTATCGACATTACAAAACAGATGATTGAATAGAAGCTGACGGTGACTTTGTCGAAGAAGCATTTTGGCTTCCTGACAGTTGACTGAACCTCTTCGAGGTCGGACGGTACCGTCTGTTCGACCTTTATTTCATCAATTGACATTTGTGGTACTCCTTTCAGAAACTGAAAAACCCCGAGGGGGAAGAACCCCCTCAGGCTTTTTCAGTTAAAACATGTTAAGCATCGCTGTTAGATGCCTGATGTTACAACTAGAGATTACCGAGATGCTGCTTGAACTCCTTCATGAGCTCCACACCGGTGCCGGCCTTGCCGACCTCTTCCCAGGTAGAGACGCAGGCTTCTTTGATCGGCTTAAGCTGAGCTTCCGTGTACCTGTAGACCTTGATGCCCTTCTTTTCCATAAGGGCCATATACTTGTCGTCTTCCGCCTTCGCGTTGTCTATCGACTTCAGCGTGTACTTCTTGGCTACGTCGAGGAAAACCTTCTGGTCTTCGGGGGTGAGCTTCTTCCATGATTTGTCGCTGACCATGTAGGCAAGGTATTCCATCGAGTAGTTTGTCGCGTACCAGTGCTTCAGGACGTCGCCGAGGATCGTGTAGGCGGCGGCCGTCGGGTAACCGTCGACCGCGTCGCAGACGCCGGTCTGCATTGACTGATAGACGTCGGGATAGGGAATGGTGATCGGGCGGTAGCCCATCGCCTTCGCGCCGAGCGTGTAGACGACCATGTTCGGAACGCGGGTAAGAACGCCCTTGTCGACCTTGGGATTGAGAGGATCTTTAACGGCCTTCGTGGAACCGATGCCGATGAAGCCCTCGACGTATGAGCCGATGAGGTGGACTCCGAGCGCCGAGGTGAACTCATTCAGTTTATTGGGGAGCCATGCTCCCGGAACTAGCGCTTTTTTAGCCGATTCGTAGCCGGTGACGAATCCGTTGGTGTAGATTATCTCAAGGCGCGGATCGAAATCCGTAGCGACCGACATGCAGGCCATGTCTACGGTACCGCGGATCATCTCTTCCATAACGAGGGAATAGTTCCCCAGCTGGCTTGCCGGATATACCTTTACCTCAACGCGGCCTTTCGTGCCGTCCTTGATCTCCTTCGCCATCTGCTCCATCGTCTTCGTCGCCATGTGGTCCGGCGGCGACTGGCCCGCGAAGCGGAAAACTATCGGCGCGGCAGTTGCTGGGCCGGCTATCGCTGCGAACAGGAACATTACTGCAAGCATAAGTGCAAATTTCTTCACGAAAAACTCTCCCTTCAGAATCGAACCTTTTTGAGACTCCGTTTAGTTTTTTGCTGCAAAAGAAAAAGCGCTTACATTACAACGTAGCCCTTGAAAACGTCCCTCCTTCTCTGCGTAATATTTGCAATGTGTAAACTAGTAAAAAAAATGCAGTTGCTGAGAAATAAATTACAACAAACATCTTATTTAGTCAATCTTTTTTACACAATGCTCTGCCGTACCGAAAACTTCGTCAGCGCCACGCATCATAAAATGTAATTTTGGTTACTTGCAACAATGTGGCATTAACAAAACCGGTATTTTTTGCCTTTATTTTTCTGTCAATGTGCTAAAAATGCTTATAACCAGCCTTTTATCAAATTACATCAAATTTACGGACAGTCGCTGTTTTTACGCTGGTTTTATCGTTGTTCAAAATAAAATTGCCGCCTGGCAGTTAAAAACTGATATATCAGTCTGCCTTATTCCCGTTCTTTTACGAAAATATAAATTAAAATTTATTTTTAAAATCAACGTCAGCGCAGGAAAAACCCTCCGAATATTCCGAATATTATTAACATCGCCGCCGGATTTTCCTTAAAAAACTTACTGAACTTGATAAGGCCGATCCCCGCCGCAAAAAGGGCGACCGCCGTCGCTCCGTTGTGCAAGGTGGAAGTAAACGGCGATACGACGGAAAGGGTAAGGAGTCCGGCGACGACCGGGCGAAGCATCAATTTAAAGTTTTTGCTCTTATCCGGGCTCACGCGCTGGAGCAGGAGAAGTATCAGGGAGAGCGCCGCGATCGGCGCGGCGACGAGGGCGACCGTGGAGGCGACGGATCCCCAGAAGCCGGCCTGCTGATACCCGGCGAAGGTGGCGGCGTTGATCGCGATCGGGCCTGGAGTGACCTGCGAGACGGCGACCATCTGGTTAAACTCCGCCGCGTTCATCCAGCCGTTCTTCGTAACGAGCTGATATTCGATCAGCGGCAGCGTGGAAAGGCCGCCGCCAAAAGCGGTGATGCCGATCTGCATAAAGGCCCATATGAG
The window above is part of the Cloacibacillus evryensis DSM 19522 genome. Proteins encoded here:
- a CDS encoding TRAP transporter small permease; its protein translation is MSIDEIKVEQTVPSDLEEVQSTVRKPKCFFDKVTVSFYSIICFVMSILLTVIISAATIMRYIFEMDLYGYEEWIKIFAFWLYFMGAGYGAFAGTHVSADLVQSYVKDGFVKRALIFAKTVITLGVTLLFTKYGWDYLIFGFLGPLGTGVALPRTVAWRIPLWTAYLSIFIGLASMSYYFMWDMIRAGKVLFSGGKK
- the dctP gene encoding TRAP transporter substrate-binding protein DctP — protein: MKKFALMLAVMFLFAAIAGPATAAPIVFRFAGQSPPDHMATKTMEQMAKEIKDGTKGRVEVKVYPASQLGNYSLVMEEMIRGTVDMACMSVATDFDPRLEIIYTNGFVTGYESAKKALVPGAWLPNKLNEFTSALGVHLIGSYVEGFIGIGSTKAVKDPLNPKVDKGVLTRVPNMVVYTLGAKAMGYRPITIPYPDVYQSMQTGVCDAVDGYPTAAAYTILGDVLKHWYATNYSMEYLAYMVSDKSWKKLTPEDQKVFLDVAKKYTLKSIDNAKAEDDKYMALMEKKGIKVYRYTEAQLKPIKEACVSTWEEVGKAGTGVELMKEFKQHLGNL
- a CDS encoding chromate transporter gives rise to the protein MTKILQLIWAFMQIGITAFGGGLSTLPLIEYQLVTKNGWMNAAEFNQMVAVSQVTPGPIAINAATFAGYQQAGFWGSVASTVALVAAPIAALSLILLLLQRVSPDKSKNFKLMLRPVVAGLLTLSVVSPFTSTLHNGATAVALFAAGIGLIKFSKFFKENPAAMLIIFGIFGGFFLR